The following proteins are co-located in the Osmia lignaria lignaria isolate PbOS001 chromosome 12, iyOsmLign1, whole genome shotgun sequence genome:
- the Cog4 gene encoding conserved oligomeric Golgi complex subunit 4 isoform X2, translating to MIARTNDLAENVSAKVRQLDLARSRVYECQRRVNDILDLQLCSEGVAMALRNEDYEQGAAHVHRYLSMDQQLLERTAEDILMDHTSISSSLITLQQAALQLRTVVTHKFDEAVKSEDLASVERFFKIFPLLGMHVEGLKKFCSYLCTKLHETAQKNLKAALEIKSNDKRASVIFADTMTLLFEGIARIVEIHQPIIETYYGPGRLLMTISILQKECDRQAKKIIAEFMKHRCISKKIQMVNDHLRKPSSERVDPKEFDLLLGEITIMHSRAELYIRFLRRRVKNDIEISVTNDEQFKDLMNEFESIISNSDTARGMQELLGAYLALERYFLEESVSKALGMDTLEQDQQTSSMVDDVFFIVQKCIRRSMSSWSIDGVCAVVNMACGILEGEFANRLRNRLRQGYPAGYLDLAQAYSALQTSIQHGRLQTSDTELARLTFLAYLNNTDVSIEYVETLCKTLSTEIDATFPNMQDKDRGKIDSCLSGLKGVMSILRAVTDYGLEQLRVSAIKPRVTPWVDAFSSIDHHMNEDDLLRYETEEPFVQTLIMNLDGLLQSFKGSLTTANYDALIGLLTAEVTARLEKVVLKSTFNRAGGLILDKEIRSLASYLAAFTSWSVRDKFARLTQIATILSVEKVEELADYCGADAIAWRLTPAEVRRIASLRIDFRPEDIKRLKL from the exons ATGATTGCACGTACCAATGATTTAGCAGAGAATGTTAGTGCCAAAGTAAGACAGTTAGACCTGGCAAGG AGCAGAGTATATGAATGTCAAAGACGTGTTAATGATATTCTTGATTTACAATTATGCAGTGAAGGGGTAGCTATGGCATTACGTAATGAAGATTATGAACAAGGAGCTGCACATGTTCATCGTTATCTGTCAATGGATCAACAATTATTAGAAAGAACAGCTGAAGATATCTTAATGGATCATACTAGTATTAGTAGTTCTTTAATCACTTTACAACAAGCTGCATTACAACTTAGAACAGTGGTCACACATAAATTTGATGAAGCAGTTAAGTCAGAAGATCTGGCTTCTGTTGAAAGATTCTTCAAAATATTTCCTTTATTAGGAATGCATGTAGAAGGACTTAAAAAGTTTTGCAGTTATTTATGTACAAAG CTACATGAAACAGCACAAAAAAATTTGAAAGCTGCTTTGGAAATTAAAAGTAATGACAAAAGAGCATCAGTCATTTTTGCTGATACTATGACATTATTATTTGAGGGAATTGCTAGAATTGTAGAAATACACCAACCAATAATTGAAACATACTATGGTCCTGGAAGACTGTTAATGACAATTTCTATTCTCCAGAAAGAATGTGACAG GCAAGCTAAGAAGATTATTGCAGAATTTATGAAACATAGATGTATAtctaaaaaaatacaaatggtGAATGATCATCTTCGGAAACCAAGTTCTGAAAGGGTAGATCCTAAAGAATTTGATTTGCTGCTAGGAGAAATTACTATAATGCATTCACGAGCAGAATTGTACATTCGATTTTTAAGAAGAAGGGTTAAA AATGATATAGAAATTAGTGTAACAAATGATGAACAATTTAAAGATTTAATGAATGAATTTGAAAGTATTATCAGTAACTCTGATACAGCACGTGGAATGCAAGAACTTTTGGGTGCTTATCTTGCATTAGAAAGATACTTTCTTGAAGAAAGTGTTAGTAAAGCATTGGGAATGGATACTTTAGAACAGGATCAGCAAACATCTAGTATGGTTGATGATGTTTTCTTCATAGTACAAAAGTGTATCAG GCGTTCTATGTCGAGTTGGAGTATAGATGGTGTCTGTGCGGTAGTTAATATGGCTTGTGGCATTTTAGAAGGAGAATTTGCAAATCGATTACGAAATCGATTACGACAAGGCTATCCAGCTGGATACTTAGATTTGGCTCAAGCTTATAGTGCCCTTCAAACAAGTATTCAACATGGTCGTTTACAAACTTCGGATACAGAACTCGCTCGTTTAACGTTTCTG GCGTATCTAAACAATACCGACGTAAGTATTGAATATGTTGAGACGCTATGTAAGACCCTTAGTACAGAAATAGATGCCACGTTTCCTAATATGCAAGATAAGGATAGGGGTAAAATCGACAGTTGTTTGTCTGGTTTGAAGGGCGTTATGTCAATTTTGCGAGCTGTTACAGATTATGGTTTAGAACAATTACGTGTAAGCGCTATTAAACCTAGAGTTACACCTTGGGTCGATGCCTTCTCATCGATAGATCATCACATGAACGAG gATGATTTATTAAGATACGAAACGGAAGAACCTTTTGTACAAACCTTAATCATGAACTTAGACGGTTTGCTTCAAAGTTTTAAAGGAAGTCTAACAACAGCCAATTACGATGCGTTAATTGGTCTTCTTACTGCTGAAGTTACAGCTCGTTTAGAGAAAGTTGTATTAAAATCGACTTTTAACAGA gCAGGGGGTCTTATACTCGACAAAGAAATTAGATCATTAGCAAGTTACTTGGCTGCCTTCACTTCTTGGTCTGTACGTGACAAGTTTGCCCGGCTAACCCAAATAGCTACAATATTAAGTGTAGAAAAAGTGGAAGAATTAGCCGATTACTGTGGTGCAGATGCAATAGCATGGCGACTAACACCCGCGGAAGTTCGACGAATAGCTTCTTTAAGAATAGATTTTCGCCCGGAAGATATAAAAAGATTAAAACTCTAA
- the Coq6 gene encoding ubiquinone biosynthesis protein COQ6, mitochondrial: MAGLIKAVTYCDILTPIFRQQKCVIPIATTLTRHCSTATQNDENYDIIICGGGMVGTTLLCALANNRRLENKNILLLEGSKKFEYTLPEKYSNRVVALNQQTRTLLSSIGAWQHIEAARYCAVRKMQVWDACSDAMIVFNEDHLAEEIAYIVENDLLLHGVNKQLTEKENVNVIYDSKVENIKLPEKEGDNAEVQLQNGKKYKTKLLIGADGVNSLVRKVMGVQYVKWDYDQMAIVATLELSEPTENIVAWQRFLPNGPIALLPLTDSLSSLVWSLPTDEAKRLLKVSEEEFVDSINSALWKVYPKDGMVESGLRALQQLLDGLSLQTGVIRQLQPSISDVIEGSRAAFPLHFGHSVSYVRPGTVLVGDAAHRVHPLAGQGVNLGFGDVTLLVTLLAEAAMNGAPLGDITYLRKYETLRQRYNVPIMLAIDALHRLYKGTAAPIVLVRSLGLQLTNAIPALKKVLIGHASGQAGNLC, from the exons ATGGCGGGTTTGATTAAAGCAGTGACATACTGCGATATTTTAACTCCAATTTTCAGACAACAGAAATGCGTAATTCCCATTGCAACAACATTAACGCGACATTGTTCTACAGCTACTCAAAATGATGAAAACtacgatattattatttgcGGCGGTGGTATGGTGGGAACAACACTTTTATGCGCCTTAG CGAATAATAGAAGactcgaaaataaaaatattctcttATTAGAAGGTAGTAAAAAGTTTGAATACACACTTCCAGAAAAATATTCTAATCGTGTGGTCGCGTTAAATCAACAAACACGTACTTTACTTTCAAGCATAGGAGCTTGGCAACATATAGAAGCAGCACGATATTGTGCAGTACGAAAAATGCAG GTATGGGATGCCTGTTCTGATGCTATGATTGTATTCAATGAAGATCACTTGGCTGAAGAAATTGCTTATATAGTTGAAAATGACTTACTATTACATGGAGTAAATAAGCAGTTGACAGAAAAGGAAAATGTGAATGTGATTTATGACTCTAAGgttgaaaatatcaaattacCTGAAAAAGAAGGAGATAATGCAGAAGTACAATTACAAAATGGCAAAAAGTATAAAACAAAGTTATTG ATTGGAGCAGATGGTGTAAACTCATTGGTACGAAAAGTAATGGGAGTACAGTATGTAAAATGGGATTATGATCAAATGGCTATAGTTGCAACGCTTGAACTGTCAGAG cCTACAGAAAATATTGTTGCATGGCAGAGATTCTTACCAAATGGTCCAATAGCGTTACTCCCA TTAACAGATAGTCTGAGTTCTCTCGTATGGTCGCTACCAACAGATGAAGCCAAAAGGCTGTTAAAAGTTTCAGAGGAGGAATTTGTTGATAGCATAAACAGTGCTTTATGGAAGGTTTATCCAAAAGATGGTATGGTTGAAAGTGGTTTGCGTGCACTTCAGCAATTACTTGATGGATTATCTTTACAAACTGGTGTAATAAGACAGTTACAACCATCAATATCAGATGTCATAGAAGGATCACGGGCAGCTTTTCCATTACACTTTGGTCACTCTGTGTCTTATGTACGACCAGGAACTGTTTTAGTTGG AGATGCAGCACATAGAGTTCATCCATTAGCTGGGCAAGGAGTAAATTTAGGTTTTGGAGATGTAACACTATTGGTTACACTTCTTGCAGAAGCTGCTATGAATGGAGCTCCTTTGGGAGACATAACATACTTAAGAAAATACGAAACGTTGCGACAACGCTATAATGTTCCAATAATGCTTGCTATTGACGCACTACATAGATTATATAAAGGAACAGCAGCCCCTATTGTGCTAGTTAGAAGTTTAGGATTGCAATTAACAAATGCTATTCCAGCTTTAAAG AAAGTTCTAATAGGACATGCATCTGGTCAAGCAGGAAATTTATGttaa
- the Cog4 gene encoding conserved oligomeric Golgi complex subunit 4 isoform X1 translates to MELPPDEQNLAQILDKLHEDEIKIEKNLENILSRQCYVEAKLQNISKVLPNVNIIRTEAEKFCNMIARTNDLAENVSAKVRQLDLARSRVYECQRRVNDILDLQLCSEGVAMALRNEDYEQGAAHVHRYLSMDQQLLERTAEDILMDHTSISSSLITLQQAALQLRTVVTHKFDEAVKSEDLASVERFFKIFPLLGMHVEGLKKFCSYLCTKLHETAQKNLKAALEIKSNDKRASVIFADTMTLLFEGIARIVEIHQPIIETYYGPGRLLMTISILQKECDRQAKKIIAEFMKHRCISKKIQMVNDHLRKPSSERVDPKEFDLLLGEITIMHSRAELYIRFLRRRVKNDIEISVTNDEQFKDLMNEFESIISNSDTARGMQELLGAYLALERYFLEESVSKALGMDTLEQDQQTSSMVDDVFFIVQKCIRRSMSSWSIDGVCAVVNMACGILEGEFANRLRNRLRQGYPAGYLDLAQAYSALQTSIQHGRLQTSDTELARLTFLAYLNNTDVSIEYVETLCKTLSTEIDATFPNMQDKDRGKIDSCLSGLKGVMSILRAVTDYGLEQLRVSAIKPRVTPWVDAFSSIDHHMNEDDLLRYETEEPFVQTLIMNLDGLLQSFKGSLTTANYDALIGLLTAEVTARLEKVVLKSTFNRAGGLILDKEIRSLASYLAAFTSWSVRDKFARLTQIATILSVEKVEELADYCGADAIAWRLTPAEVRRIASLRIDFRPEDIKRLKL, encoded by the exons ATGGAATTACCTCCAGATGAACAAAATCTGGCACAGATACTCGATAAATTACATGAAGATGag attaaaatagaaaaaaatttggaaaatatacTATCAAGACAATGTTATGTAGAagcaaaattgcaaaatataagTAAAGTATTACCTAATGTTAATATAATACGTACAGAAGCTGAAAAGTTTTGTAATATGATTGCACGTACCAATGATTTAGCAGAGAATGTTAGTGCCAAAGTAAGACAGTTAGACCTGGCAAGG AGCAGAGTATATGAATGTCAAAGACGTGTTAATGATATTCTTGATTTACAATTATGCAGTGAAGGGGTAGCTATGGCATTACGTAATGAAGATTATGAACAAGGAGCTGCACATGTTCATCGTTATCTGTCAATGGATCAACAATTATTAGAAAGAACAGCTGAAGATATCTTAATGGATCATACTAGTATTAGTAGTTCTTTAATCACTTTACAACAAGCTGCATTACAACTTAGAACAGTGGTCACACATAAATTTGATGAAGCAGTTAAGTCAGAAGATCTGGCTTCTGTTGAAAGATTCTTCAAAATATTTCCTTTATTAGGAATGCATGTAGAAGGACTTAAAAAGTTTTGCAGTTATTTATGTACAAAG CTACATGAAACAGCACAAAAAAATTTGAAAGCTGCTTTGGAAATTAAAAGTAATGACAAAAGAGCATCAGTCATTTTTGCTGATACTATGACATTATTATTTGAGGGAATTGCTAGAATTGTAGAAATACACCAACCAATAATTGAAACATACTATGGTCCTGGAAGACTGTTAATGACAATTTCTATTCTCCAGAAAGAATGTGACAG GCAAGCTAAGAAGATTATTGCAGAATTTATGAAACATAGATGTATAtctaaaaaaatacaaatggtGAATGATCATCTTCGGAAACCAAGTTCTGAAAGGGTAGATCCTAAAGAATTTGATTTGCTGCTAGGAGAAATTACTATAATGCATTCACGAGCAGAATTGTACATTCGATTTTTAAGAAGAAGGGTTAAA AATGATATAGAAATTAGTGTAACAAATGATGAACAATTTAAAGATTTAATGAATGAATTTGAAAGTATTATCAGTAACTCTGATACAGCACGTGGAATGCAAGAACTTTTGGGTGCTTATCTTGCATTAGAAAGATACTTTCTTGAAGAAAGTGTTAGTAAAGCATTGGGAATGGATACTTTAGAACAGGATCAGCAAACATCTAGTATGGTTGATGATGTTTTCTTCATAGTACAAAAGTGTATCAG GCGTTCTATGTCGAGTTGGAGTATAGATGGTGTCTGTGCGGTAGTTAATATGGCTTGTGGCATTTTAGAAGGAGAATTTGCAAATCGATTACGAAATCGATTACGACAAGGCTATCCAGCTGGATACTTAGATTTGGCTCAAGCTTATAGTGCCCTTCAAACAAGTATTCAACATGGTCGTTTACAAACTTCGGATACAGAACTCGCTCGTTTAACGTTTCTG GCGTATCTAAACAATACCGACGTAAGTATTGAATATGTTGAGACGCTATGTAAGACCCTTAGTACAGAAATAGATGCCACGTTTCCTAATATGCAAGATAAGGATAGGGGTAAAATCGACAGTTGTTTGTCTGGTTTGAAGGGCGTTATGTCAATTTTGCGAGCTGTTACAGATTATGGTTTAGAACAATTACGTGTAAGCGCTATTAAACCTAGAGTTACACCTTGGGTCGATGCCTTCTCATCGATAGATCATCACATGAACGAG gATGATTTATTAAGATACGAAACGGAAGAACCTTTTGTACAAACCTTAATCATGAACTTAGACGGTTTGCTTCAAAGTTTTAAAGGAAGTCTAACAACAGCCAATTACGATGCGTTAATTGGTCTTCTTACTGCTGAAGTTACAGCTCGTTTAGAGAAAGTTGTATTAAAATCGACTTTTAACAGA gCAGGGGGTCTTATACTCGACAAAGAAATTAGATCATTAGCAAGTTACTTGGCTGCCTTCACTTCTTGGTCTGTACGTGACAAGTTTGCCCGGCTAACCCAAATAGCTACAATATTAAGTGTAGAAAAAGTGGAAGAATTAGCCGATTACTGTGGTGCAGATGCAATAGCATGGCGACTAACACCCGCGGAAGTTCGACGAATAGCTTCTTTAAGAATAGATTTTCGCCCGGAAGATATAAAAAGATTAAAACTCTAA
- the Cog4 gene encoding conserved oligomeric Golgi complex subunit 4 isoform X3, with protein sequence MALRNEDYEQGAAHVHRYLSMDQQLLERTAEDILMDHTSISSSLITLQQAALQLRTVVTHKFDEAVKSEDLASVERFFKIFPLLGMHVEGLKKFCSYLCTKLHETAQKNLKAALEIKSNDKRASVIFADTMTLLFEGIARIVEIHQPIIETYYGPGRLLMTISILQKECDRQAKKIIAEFMKHRCISKKIQMVNDHLRKPSSERVDPKEFDLLLGEITIMHSRAELYIRFLRRRVKNDIEISVTNDEQFKDLMNEFESIISNSDTARGMQELLGAYLALERYFLEESVSKALGMDTLEQDQQTSSMVDDVFFIVQKCIRRSMSSWSIDGVCAVVNMACGILEGEFANRLRNRLRQGYPAGYLDLAQAYSALQTSIQHGRLQTSDTELARLTFLAYLNNTDVSIEYVETLCKTLSTEIDATFPNMQDKDRGKIDSCLSGLKGVMSILRAVTDYGLEQLRVSAIKPRVTPWVDAFSSIDHHMNEDDLLRYETEEPFVQTLIMNLDGLLQSFKGSLTTANYDALIGLLTAEVTARLEKVVLKSTFNRAGGLILDKEIRSLASYLAAFTSWSVRDKFARLTQIATILSVEKVEELADYCGADAIAWRLTPAEVRRIASLRIDFRPEDIKRLKL encoded by the exons ATGGCATTACGTAATGAAGATTATGAACAAGGAGCTGCACATGTTCATCGTTATCTGTCAATGGATCAACAATTATTAGAAAGAACAGCTGAAGATATCTTAATGGATCATACTAGTATTAGTAGTTCTTTAATCACTTTACAACAAGCTGCATTACAACTTAGAACAGTGGTCACACATAAATTTGATGAAGCAGTTAAGTCAGAAGATCTGGCTTCTGTTGAAAGATTCTTCAAAATATTTCCTTTATTAGGAATGCATGTAGAAGGACTTAAAAAGTTTTGCAGTTATTTATGTACAAAG CTACATGAAACAGCACAAAAAAATTTGAAAGCTGCTTTGGAAATTAAAAGTAATGACAAAAGAGCATCAGTCATTTTTGCTGATACTATGACATTATTATTTGAGGGAATTGCTAGAATTGTAGAAATACACCAACCAATAATTGAAACATACTATGGTCCTGGAAGACTGTTAATGACAATTTCTATTCTCCAGAAAGAATGTGACAG GCAAGCTAAGAAGATTATTGCAGAATTTATGAAACATAGATGTATAtctaaaaaaatacaaatggtGAATGATCATCTTCGGAAACCAAGTTCTGAAAGGGTAGATCCTAAAGAATTTGATTTGCTGCTAGGAGAAATTACTATAATGCATTCACGAGCAGAATTGTACATTCGATTTTTAAGAAGAAGGGTTAAA AATGATATAGAAATTAGTGTAACAAATGATGAACAATTTAAAGATTTAATGAATGAATTTGAAAGTATTATCAGTAACTCTGATACAGCACGTGGAATGCAAGAACTTTTGGGTGCTTATCTTGCATTAGAAAGATACTTTCTTGAAGAAAGTGTTAGTAAAGCATTGGGAATGGATACTTTAGAACAGGATCAGCAAACATCTAGTATGGTTGATGATGTTTTCTTCATAGTACAAAAGTGTATCAG GCGTTCTATGTCGAGTTGGAGTATAGATGGTGTCTGTGCGGTAGTTAATATGGCTTGTGGCATTTTAGAAGGAGAATTTGCAAATCGATTACGAAATCGATTACGACAAGGCTATCCAGCTGGATACTTAGATTTGGCTCAAGCTTATAGTGCCCTTCAAACAAGTATTCAACATGGTCGTTTACAAACTTCGGATACAGAACTCGCTCGTTTAACGTTTCTG GCGTATCTAAACAATACCGACGTAAGTATTGAATATGTTGAGACGCTATGTAAGACCCTTAGTACAGAAATAGATGCCACGTTTCCTAATATGCAAGATAAGGATAGGGGTAAAATCGACAGTTGTTTGTCTGGTTTGAAGGGCGTTATGTCAATTTTGCGAGCTGTTACAGATTATGGTTTAGAACAATTACGTGTAAGCGCTATTAAACCTAGAGTTACACCTTGGGTCGATGCCTTCTCATCGATAGATCATCACATGAACGAG gATGATTTATTAAGATACGAAACGGAAGAACCTTTTGTACAAACCTTAATCATGAACTTAGACGGTTTGCTTCAAAGTTTTAAAGGAAGTCTAACAACAGCCAATTACGATGCGTTAATTGGTCTTCTTACTGCTGAAGTTACAGCTCGTTTAGAGAAAGTTGTATTAAAATCGACTTTTAACAGA gCAGGGGGTCTTATACTCGACAAAGAAATTAGATCATTAGCAAGTTACTTGGCTGCCTTCACTTCTTGGTCTGTACGTGACAAGTTTGCCCGGCTAACCCAAATAGCTACAATATTAAGTGTAGAAAAAGTGGAAGAATTAGCCGATTACTGTGGTGCAGATGCAATAGCATGGCGACTAACACCCGCGGAAGTTCGACGAATAGCTTCTTTAAGAATAGATTTTCGCCCGGAAGATATAAAAAGATTAAAACTCTAA
- the Adck1 gene encoding aarF domain containing kinase 1, with protein MFISKRLIKGVAVGLIGIGTLASLRANEYDLGSIGIVRLGRAAVTVFIIGKHYKTELYDSNLNPDTQEYLELKSKVHKYGAEKLLELCCDNKGVYIKVGQHIGALDYLLPSEYVQTMRVLHSAAPQSSFKDVLTVLKEDFKRDPYEIFESINPKPLGAASLAQVHKAVLKNGDVVAIKVQHRAVKTNSYVDIKTMSALVKITSLVFPDFKFDWLVDETKKNLPRELDFSQEGKNAEKVQKIFSHYHWLKIPKIYWNLSSSRVLTMEFIEGGQINDLKYIQDNNLNPYEVSSKLGRLYSHMIFIVGFVHSDPHPGNVLVTNNNNEAEIILLDHGLYANLSDEFRWEYSKLWLAILNGDKAAMQRHCAKLGVGDMYGLLACMVSGRSWNTIMSGVRKTKYDSEEKQEFQREIPNLLPQISHVLEKVNRQMLLILKTNDLMRCIEYSLHTESRMSGMMEMSKCCILSVYGEKLKSCTNTWEKWKVSVSKQWTLFKWSLYYLYLGVLNFNIIDSVDSFMKNEFYAL; from the coding sequence ATGTTTATATCTAAAAGACTGATAAAAGGAGTTGCAGTTGGATTAATTGGAATAGGTACGTTGGCATCTTTGAGAGCAAATGAATATGATTTAGGATCTATAGGTATTGTGCGGCTAGGACGTGCTGCAGTTACTGTTTTTATAATTGGGAAGCATTATAAAACTGAACTATATGATAGTAACCTAAATCCAGATACTCAAGAGTATTTAGAGTTAAAATCAAAAGTACACAAATATGGAGCAGAAAAGCTCCTGGAACTTTGCTGTGACAATAAAGGTGTTTATATAAAAGTAGGCCAACATATTGGTGCACTAGACTATTTATTACCATCAGAATATGTTCAAACCATGAGGGTATTACACAGTGCTGCACCACAATCATCCTTTAAGGATGTACTCACTGTACTCAAAGAAGATTTTAAAAGAGATCcatatgaaatatttgaaagtatCAATCCTAAACCTTTGGGTGCTGCTAGTTTAGCACAGGTTCACAAAGCTGTGTTAAAAAATGGTGATGTTGTAGCTATTAAAGTTCAACATCGAGCTGTTAAAACAAATTCTTATGTAGATATCAAGACCATGTCAGCTTTAGTgaaaataacatcattagtattTCCAGATTTTAAATTTGATTGGCTCGTTGACGAAACCAAAAAGAATCTTCCAAGAGAATTAGATTTTAGTCAAGAAGGAAAAAATGCAGAGAAAgttcagaaaatattttcacaCTATCATTGGTTAAAAATACCAAAGATATATTGGAACCTGTCATCATCACGTGTTTTAACAATGGAATTTATTGAAGGAGGTCAAATTAATGATCTGAAATACATTCAAGATAATAACTTAAATCCTTATGAAGTCAGCAGTAAATTAGGTCGACTTTATAGTCACATGATATTTATTGTGGGTTTTGTACATTCTGATCCACATCCCGGTAATGTTTTAGTtacgaataataataatgaagcaGAAATCATACTATTAGATCATGGTTTGTATGCAAATCTGTCTGATGAATTTAGGTGGGAATATTCCAAGCTTTGGTTAGCTATATTAAATGGTGATAAAGCTGCAATGCAAAGGCACTGTGCTAAATTAGGTGTTGGAGATATGTATGGATTGCTGGCTTGCATGGTTTCAGGAAGGTCTTGGAATACAATTATGTCTGGTGTTCGGAAAACCAAGTATGattcagaagaaaaacaagaatttCAAAGAGAAATACCAAATTTATTGCCACAAATTAGTCATGTATTAGAAAAAGTGAATCGACAAATGTTATTAATTCTTAAAACGAATGATCTTATGCGTTGCATTGAATATTCTTTACACACAGAATCTAGAATGTCAGGCATGATGGAAATGTCAAAATGTTGTATACTTTCGGTATAcggagaaaaattaaaatcttgtACAAATACATGGGAAAAATGGAAAGTTTCTGTATCTAAACAATGGACACTTTTTAAGTGGTCATTGTATTATTTGTATCTAGgagtattaaatttcaatataataGATTCTGTAGATTCATTCATGAAGAATGAATTTTATGCACTTTAA